From a region of the Pieris rapae chromosome 22, ilPieRapa1.1, whole genome shotgun sequence genome:
- the LOC110996553 gene encoding insulin-like growth factor-binding protein complex acid labile subunit produces the protein MAPTLCISRWVVQFTSVLAWFLFVPVNNQLTPTLVPTCPTQCICLSQSQVVCNSASLRGVPSALSPNVMQLSLSRADLRVLRSDAFSHLRQLRRLSLDACNLTRIRPFAFRGLPRLDELYIQHTPLATVDAFAFAALQNISSIVLSHNRIAQIEGYAFAGTNFIKLISLKNNPIKRILAHAFSGLNDVTQIELPSGVKSIEPKAFFGLEGVGVLELAYMDLPALLPDTFFGLTRVGRLALRESDLGVMRVGAFEGLRHVEVLEICNNKIDGVEELSLIHNNSVQTFKMTGNHMLEAPESVILEVDNLIIRGNHLPCECGRDPLANALALTPDFAEENLCISPLKVRGRSLSSAAGAVCRGEGTGSARARAAAGASPLGDSFEHSLAIIITMIAFLANS, from the exons ATGGCACCCACGTTATGTATCAG cagGTGGGTGGTGCAATTCACATCGGTGTTGGCGTGGTTCCTCTTTGTCCCGGTCAACAATCAACTCACGCCAACACTAGTTCCAACTTGTCCCACACAATGCATCTGCCTATCACAATCgcag GTTGTGTGCAACAGTGCAAGTTTACGCGGCGTTCCGTCTGCATTGAGTCCAAATGTGATGCAGTTATCTCTGTCGCGGGCAGATCTTCGTGTCCTACGCTCTGATGCATTCTCTCATCTCCGCCAACTGCGGCGGCTGTCTCTCGACGCCTGTAACCTAACGCGCATACGTCCTTTTGCCTTCCGAGGCCTGCCACGCCTGGACGAACTCTACATACAACACACGCCGCTGGCTACAGTCGATGCGTTCGCATTCGCCGCGCTCCAGAATATATCGTCAATTGTTTTATCGCATAATCGAATAGCGCAAATTGAGGGCTACGCATTCGCTGGaacgaattttataaaactcatTTCACTTAAGAATAACCCTATAAAACGAATACTAGCACATGCATTTTCCGGTCTCAACGATGTAACTCAAATAGAATTACCGTCTGGAGTTAAGTCAATCGAGCCGAAGGCTTTCTTCGGGCTAGAGGGCGTGGGTGTTTTAGAGTTGGCTTACATGGATTTACCAGCGCTGCTGCCCGATACGTTTTTTGGATTAACTCGTGTCGGTCGGCTGGCTTTACGTGAATCTGATCTTGGGGTTATGCGCGTCGGGGCATTCGAGGGTTTAAGGCACGTAGAGGTTTTGGAGATTTGCAACAACAAAATTGACGGTGTGGAAGAGCTGTCCTTGATCCATAACAATAGCgtccaaacttttaaaatgacAGGCAATCATATGCTCGAAGCGCCAGAATCTGTGATTCTCGAagtagataatttaataatacgcgGGAATCACTTGCCGTGTGAATGTGGGCGTGACCCTCTGGCGAATGCGTTGGCACTAACGCCTGACTTTGCTGAGGAGAATTTGTGTATATCTCCGTTGAAGGTGCGTGGGCGTAGTTTGTCTAGCGCCGCGGGAGCTGTATGCCGTGGCGAAGGAACGGGAAGCGCCCGTGCCCGGGCTGCAGCAGGGGCGAGTCCCCTGGGCGACTCATTCGAACATTCTCTGGCCATCATCATCACCATGATAGCTTTCCTTGCCAACAGTTAG
- the LOC110996570 gene encoding N-acetylglucosamine-6-phosphate deacetylase: MKARNGLTRFFNCYILRESQIIKEELWIRDGKIVNPEEVFYVEQVEADTSVDCGGLLIAPGFIDIQINGGWGVDFSYDSENVEEGIHKVAKELLSHGVTSFCPTMVTSDKDKYSKILPKIQKKQGNKSGATVLGVHLEGPFISLARKGAHTPELIKNPEKGFDSLMEMYGSLDNVIIVTLAPELPGALNAIKKLSEKGIKVALGHSEADLSQAEAGVGQGANMITHLFNAMLPFHHRDPGLVGLLASTTKKQVYFGIISDGIHTHPAALRIACRTNREGLILISDAVAAQGLPDGAYRIGPQAVSVENGWAYIAGTKTLCGSIMALDRCVKIFKEATECTLEYALETASLHPARALGIDNRKGKLNYGFDADFVCLDRETLKVMSSWIAGECVYRHA, translated from the exons ATGAAGGCAAGAAACGGACTTACCAGATTTTTCAATTGTTACATTCTACGTGAGAGTCAGATTATTAAGGAAGAATTGTGGATTCGAGAtggtaaaattgtaaatccCGAAGAAGTATTTTATGTTGAACAAGTTGAGGCCGATACTTCGGTAGATTGTGGTGGCCTACTTATCGCTCCTGGGTTCattgatatacaaataaacG GAGGATGGGGTGTTGACTTTTCATATGATTCAGAGAATGTAGAAGAGGGAATTCATAAAGTTGCAAAAGAACTTTTAAGTCATGGTGTTACATCCTTCTGCCCTACTATGGTCACTTCAGATAAAGATAAATACTCTAAAATTTTgcctaaaatacagaaaaagcAAGGAAACAAAAGTGGTGCCACAGTTCTTGGTGTCCACCTTGAAGGTCCATTTATTAGTTTGGCTAGAAAAGGTGCACATACACcagaacttataaaaaatcctGAAAAG GGCTTTGATTCCCTTATGGAGATGTATGGGTCCCTAGATAATGTGATTATAGTAACACTTGCTCCAGAACTACCGGGTGCATTGAATGCCATAAAAAAGTTATcagaaaaaggaataaaagTTGCTCTAGGTCATTCTGAAGCTGATCTGTCACAGGCTGAGGCAGGTGTTGGACAGGGAGCAAATATGATTACCCATTTATTTAATGCAATGCTTCCG TTTCATCATCGTGACCCAGGCCTTGTAGGTCTATTAGCATCTACAACAAAAAAGCAAGTATATTTTGGAATCATATCTGATGGTATCCACACTCACCCAGCTGCTTTAAGAATTGCATGTCGAACAAATCGTGAAG gTCTAATCCTAATAAGTGACGCAGTTGCGGCTCAGGGCTTACCAGATGGTGCATACCGTATTGGCCCACAGGCAGTCTCTGTTGAGAATGGTTGGGCATACATTGCTGGTACTAAAACATTGTGTGGAAGCATCATGGCATTGGACCGATGTGTCAAAATATTCAAGGAAGCAACAG AATGTACCCTTGAGTATGCTTTGGAAACTGCGTCGTTGCATCCCGCCCGAGCTCTGGGAATAGACAATAGGAAAGGAAAACTAAATTATGGGTTCGATGCAGACTTTGTATGTTTAGACCGCGAAACACTGAAAGTTATGTCGTCTTGGATTGCAGGCGAATGTGTCTACAGACACGCTTAA